One region of Candidatus Eisenbacteria bacterium genomic DNA includes:
- a CDS encoding DinB family protein, whose protein sequence is MPAPRLMYTRRIRFASVYARSIWSMRAAHPRLERGEGRSKDTEARLNADRSIGEPTMKTQEAIAQHFGLMYQTAAANLDGLTQEQSLMHPSPGGNCANWILGHLTNVQNGVMGLIGEKPVWESGQLTRAGFDPISGAANAIEWNTMRERFLGSKDRCLAAISGLSDRALAESVPHPFGGTTSRAELLHLLAFHQTYHVGQLALSRRIAGLEGAVKGPGQVQKV, encoded by the coding sequence ATGCCGGCCCCGAGACTAATGTATACCCGCAGGATCAGATTCGCGTCAGTATATGCTCGGAGTATATGGAGCATGAGGGCCGCTCACCCGAGGCTGGAGCGGGGAGAGGGCCGAAGCAAGGATACGGAAGCGCGTTTGAACGCAGATCGATCGATAGGAGAGCCGACAATGAAGACGCAGGAAGCGATAGCGCAGCACTTCGGACTCATGTATCAGACCGCCGCGGCGAACCTCGACGGGCTGACCCAGGAACAATCGCTGATGCATCCCTCGCCGGGCGGTAATTGCGCCAACTGGATCCTGGGGCACCTCACGAACGTCCAGAACGGCGTCATGGGTCTCATCGGCGAAAAGCCGGTCTGGGAGAGCGGCCAGCTCACTCGGGCAGGCTTCGACCCGATTTCCGGAGCGGCCAACGCCATCGAGTGGAACACCATGAGAGAACGGTTCCTGGGGTCCAAGGATCGTTGCCTGGCGGCAATCTCAGGGCTATCCGACAGGGCCCTGGCCGAGTCGGTTCCCCACCCGTTCGGCGGCACCACAAGCCGCGCGGAGCTGCTGCACCTTCTCGCCTTCCACCAGACCTACCACGTCGGGCAGCTCGCCCTATCGCGGCGAATCGCCGGGCTGGAGGGCGCGGTCAAGGGGCCGGGTCAGGTGCAGAAGGTCTGA
- a CDS encoding FecR domain-containing protein, with protein sequence MAWDSVPRPTKPDGGSLLPGMWKLLLEVFLAIAMTLACFSGFLAVLSVVFPPGDDMRTLMAGVRLAGPSGRLLEPDLLDPIEASSSPVAKLTVKRRDVKRRSAGQIGWSPAASGVELYDRDAVQTGPDGAAAIEYGPKVAVQVEENALVVVTGLHLGADPIESPRGLSLLQGDLTARIGGSYDAPIEVEIPAGRAILRAEPGGTADVRIKVGRDRSTSVAVLGGSLELAANGRKIHVGPSQFSRVDSGGRIQEPRPIPIAPAVLEPADGSSFPYLDLPPRVTFRWSPVENADGYRVRVEKGPAFRDLALDEMVTAPSLTWGRLAVGSYRWSVAAIQDEIEGLPSAARRLTVTLEGELLPLQIDPPPTEVEGSRFTVRGRTDPRARVYVMGQRLQVNLDGSFQVEVRLKAGANLLLVEAVDPAGHSSYWSQVLRAKF encoded by the coding sequence ATGGCGTGGGATTCCGTCCCGCGGCCGACCAAGCCCGATGGCGGCTCATTGCTTCCGGGCATGTGGAAGCTCCTGCTCGAGGTGTTCTTGGCGATTGCGATGACGCTCGCATGCTTCTCAGGCTTCTTGGCCGTGCTCAGCGTCGTGTTCCCCCCCGGAGACGACATGCGCACCCTCATGGCCGGCGTCCGTTTGGCCGGGCCTTCGGGCAGATTGTTGGAACCGGACCTGCTCGATCCTATCGAGGCCTCCTCCTCCCCAGTCGCGAAGCTCACGGTAAAACGCCGGGACGTGAAGCGTCGTTCGGCGGGCCAGATCGGATGGAGTCCGGCCGCGTCCGGGGTGGAGCTTTACGATCGGGATGCGGTCCAAACCGGTCCGGACGGGGCGGCGGCCATCGAGTACGGACCCAAAGTCGCCGTGCAGGTCGAAGAGAACGCCTTGGTCGTCGTCACCGGTCTCCACCTAGGCGCGGATCCGATCGAGTCGCCGCGGGGGCTGTCCCTGCTGCAGGGTGATCTCACGGCCCGGATCGGGGGATCCTACGATGCGCCGATCGAGGTGGAGATCCCCGCGGGACGTGCCATCTTGAGGGCTGAGCCGGGCGGGACCGCCGACGTCAGAATTAAGGTCGGTCGCGACCGCTCCACGTCCGTAGCCGTGCTCGGCGGAAGCCTGGAGCTGGCGGCAAACGGACGCAAAATCCATGTCGGTCCCAGCCAGTTCAGTCGCGTGGACTCCGGCGGGCGAATTCAGGAACCGCGTCCCATCCCGATCGCTCCGGCCGTGCTGGAGCCCGCGGACGGATCCTCGTTTCCATATCTCGACCTCCCTCCGCGCGTCACGTTCCGTTGGAGCCCGGTCGAGAATGCCGATGGATATCGCGTGCGCGTCGAGAAGGGCCCGGCGTTCCGCGACCTCGCGCTCGACGAGATGGTGACGGCTCCATCGCTCACCTGGGGGCGGCTTGCCGTCGGCTCCTACCGGTGGAGCGTCGCGGCGATTCAGGATGAGATCGAGGGCTTGCCGTCCGCGGCTCGGAGGCTGACGGTCACACTCGAGGGAGAGCTCCTGCCGCTTCAAATCGATCCGCCTCCGACTGAGGTCGAAGGCTCCAGGTTTACGGTCCGCGGGCGCACTGACCCGCGAGCCCGCGTCTACGTCATGGGCCAGCGGCTCCAGGTGAACCTGGACGGCTCCTTCCAGGTCGAGGTTCGTCTGAAAGCCGGTGCCAATCTGCTCCTCGTCGAAGCCGTGGATCCGGCGGGGCACAGCTCCTATTGGAGCCAAGTGTTACGGGCGAAGTTCTAA
- a CDS encoding HAMP domain-containing protein: MRGASDMPSKIRVTFRFKILLSVLLVVTTVVSLITYTMARMFHADKVAYVEDLVSLVSVHAAEEADLRLTAYRDQLVTAGRVMDASNILSERRDEALRALFARTPGLVALRIFEGRKAMAMLLDSVTTRAAGVSRASFLAAIARYPIPFDSIRAGSLYVRNAAISSSLPVSTIAVRIPRASGRPPLVVVGTVDLNRSISLGRSSSAFDVFLVDVDGRIVSHVDSRRTASQERLDWLPPLGPGSIAMVKETERDGKRMITGIASVGIGGLRAGAEIPKSAAYFALRKLLTNLIFLALGLLVAAAIVSLIWATQMTRSLSQLTHAAQSIGHGDFDVQVAVPSRDEMGQLAGSFNQMASELHTRDLALRDAQAQLIQSEKMAAFGQLGAGIAHEVKNPLAGIQGMIQLTVRSLAEDNPLRETFAILEKETKRCRAIIDSLLKFARQENLTPEPIALEEVVADTKAILHHELSLHKIAFETAVPKDLPLIHGSANQIQQVLMNLILNAEQAMEPRGHGIVEIKAALRDDGFIELYVQDDGPGIPRAVQARIFEPFFTTKAPGKGTGLGLAVTFGIMRAHGGAIRVESEEGAGTRFILSFRVAGSHPAAEADPAEKSGPVDPTPGAERAA; the protein is encoded by the coding sequence ATGCGCGGGGCATCCGACATGCCGTCGAAGATCCGGGTGACATTCCGGTTCAAGATTCTCCTCAGCGTGCTCCTCGTCGTGACGACGGTGGTGAGTCTCATCACGTACACCATGGCGCGCATGTTCCACGCGGACAAGGTCGCATACGTCGAGGATCTCGTCTCCCTCGTCTCGGTCCACGCGGCGGAGGAGGCAGATCTGCGCCTGACGGCCTACCGGGACCAACTCGTCACGGCGGGTCGCGTCATGGACGCTTCGAATATTCTCAGCGAGCGCCGTGACGAGGCCTTGAGAGCCCTATTTGCGAGGACTCCTGGCCTCGTGGCCTTGCGGATCTTCGAGGGTCGCAAGGCCATGGCGATGCTCCTGGACAGCGTCACCACGCGCGCGGCCGGGGTGAGCCGAGCATCCTTCCTGGCGGCGATCGCGAGATATCCCATCCCGTTCGATTCGATCCGGGCCGGGTCGCTCTACGTTCGCAATGCCGCCATTTCAAGCTCACTTCCTGTTTCGACGATCGCGGTCCGCATTCCTCGGGCTTCCGGCCGCCCACCGCTCGTCGTGGTCGGCACGGTTGATCTGAACCGATCGATTTCCCTGGGACGCAGCTCGAGCGCGTTCGATGTATTTCTCGTCGATGTGGATGGACGCATCGTGAGCCACGTCGATTCGCGGCGGACGGCCTCCCAGGAGCGGCTCGATTGGCTCCCCCCGCTTGGCCCCGGGAGCATCGCGATGGTCAAGGAAACCGAACGCGACGGGAAGCGGATGATTACGGGGATTGCTAGCGTCGGGATCGGCGGGCTTCGAGCCGGCGCCGAGATCCCAAAGTCGGCAGCCTACTTTGCGCTCCGGAAACTGCTCACGAACCTCATCTTCCTCGCCCTCGGGCTCCTGGTCGCGGCGGCAATCGTCAGCCTCATCTGGGCGACCCAGATGACGCGCTCCCTCAGTCAATTGACGCACGCCGCGCAATCGATCGGACACGGCGACTTCGACGTCCAGGTCGCTGTTCCCAGCCGCGACGAGATGGGGCAGCTGGCCGGCTCGTTCAATCAGATGGCATCGGAGCTCCACACGCGAGACCTGGCTCTGAGGGACGCTCAGGCGCAGTTGATCCAATCCGAGAAGATGGCGGCCTTCGGCCAACTCGGTGCCGGGATCGCCCACGAGGTCAAGAACCCCCTCGCGGGGATTCAAGGCATGATCCAGCTCACGGTGCGGTCCCTTGCCGAGGACAATCCGCTCCGCGAGACGTTCGCGATCCTCGAGAAGGAAACGAAGCGGTGCCGCGCGATCATTGACAGTTTGCTGAAGTTCGCGAGGCAGGAGAATCTGACGCCCGAGCCGATCGCGCTCGAGGAGGTCGTCGCGGACACCAAGGCGATCCTCCATCACGAGCTGAGCCTCCACAAGATCGCCTTTGAAACCGCTGTTCCAAAGGACCTGCCGCTCATCCACGGCAGCGCCAACCAGATTCAGCAGGTGCTGATGAACCTCATACTCAACGCGGAGCAGGCCATGGAGCCCCGCGGCCACGGCATCGTCGAGATCAAGGCGGCGCTGCGGGACGACGGGTTCATTGAGCTCTACGTCCAGGACGACGGACCCGGCATCCCTCGGGCCGTCCAGGCACGCATCTTCGAGCCGTTCTTCACGACCAAGGCTCCGGGCAAGGGGACGGGTCTCGGCCTCGCGGTGACGTTTGGAATCATGCGCGCCCATGGGGGAGCGATCCGAGTGGAGAGCGAGGAAGGCGCTGGGACGAGATTCATCCTTAGTTTCCGAGTCGCGGGGTCCCACCCGGCCGCGGAAGCCGACCCCGCCGAGAAATCGGGTCCCGTGGATCCGACCCCCGGGGCCGAGCGGGCCGCCTAG
- a CDS encoding HAMP domain-containing histidine kinase, with amino-acid sequence MSDRDKSASRATSELLAIMSHEMRTPLHAILSFAQLGEQRAASLTPEKAAHYYKLIEESGRRLLDLLSDAVDLADLEAGKRVFRFASQPVETVVRAVVDELRPHVQSLGVGLEVASCEAARGWIDREALMQVLRSVVTNAATLSSPGGTVTVALARSGSGLLLSVTRRAGQGSAPVETQDSGGPGSKARSSRLKIALCRGIMTAHGGRMWGDEHGTGETVHLEIPDRNSSRAEVKPVSPLRPSAPDPAP; translated from the coding sequence GTGAGCGATAGGGACAAATCGGCGTCGCGCGCGACGAGCGAGCTCCTCGCAATCATGTCCCACGAGATGCGGACTCCGCTCCACGCGATCCTCAGCTTTGCGCAGCTGGGAGAACAGAGAGCGGCCTCGCTCACGCCGGAAAAAGCGGCGCACTATTACAAATTGATCGAGGAGAGCGGCAGGCGCCTCCTCGACCTGTTAAGCGATGCCGTCGACCTCGCGGATCTCGAGGCGGGGAAGCGCGTCTTCCGGTTCGCCTCTCAGCCGGTCGAGACCGTGGTTCGTGCGGTCGTGGATGAATTGCGCCCGCACGTTCAGTCGCTCGGCGTCGGGCTTGAAGTTGCCTCCTGCGAGGCTGCGCGCGGCTGGATCGACCGGGAGGCGCTCATGCAGGTGTTGCGGTCGGTGGTTACGAACGCGGCCACGTTGTCCAGCCCGGGCGGCACCGTCACCGTCGCTCTCGCCCGGTCGGGCTCCGGTTTGCTTCTTTCGGTGACGCGTCGAGCGGGGCAGGGCTCCGCGCCCGTGGAAACCCAGGATTCAGGCGGTCCGGGGAGCAAGGCTCGAAGCTCCCGGCTGAAGATCGCCCTGTGCCGAGGGATCATGACCGCCCACGGAGGCAGGATGTGGGGCGACGAGCACGGCACGGGCGAGACCGTCCATCTCGAGATTCCGGATCGGAACTCCTCCAGGGCCGAAGTGAAACCGGTCAGCCCGCTCAGACCTTCTGCACCTGACCCGGCCCCTTGA
- a CDS encoding glycosyltransferase family 2 protein, protein MYRERRVAVVMPAFNVATHIVGVIQGIPEFVDSIIVVEDAGTDGTADLVRGLGEPRLKLVQHAVNQGVGGAIVTGFKLAMEGGANVVVKMDSDGQMDPGLLPALLDPIVVDGYAYAKGNRFLWESRLPDMPTIRLAGSFGLTFLTKLASGYWHVFDPVNGYIAIDSAMLRRLPLDRIARRYFFESDMLIHLNVFRARVKDVPVPARYEDERSSMRVGQVLVTFPLYLLKGFWYRIYQRHVLREFSPVAVFWILGSLLLAWGTGFGAFTWIKSVSSGHVATTGTVMLSILPFILGFQLALQAILIEIQESPR, encoded by the coding sequence ATGTATCGAGAGCGGCGGGTTGCGGTCGTGATGCCGGCGTTCAACGTGGCGACGCACATTGTCGGCGTCATCCAGGGGATCCCCGAGTTCGTCGACTCGATCATCGTGGTGGAGGACGCGGGTACGGACGGAACGGCCGATCTCGTTCGGGGGCTGGGCGAGCCGCGGCTAAAGCTGGTGCAGCACGCGGTGAACCAGGGCGTGGGTGGAGCCATCGTGACCGGGTTCAAGCTGGCCATGGAGGGGGGAGCGAACGTCGTCGTGAAGATGGATAGCGACGGCCAGATGGACCCCGGATTGCTTCCCGCCCTGCTGGATCCGATTGTGGTCGATGGATACGCGTACGCGAAGGGCAACCGGTTCCTTTGGGAAAGCAGGCTGCCCGACATGCCGACGATCCGCCTCGCCGGCAGCTTCGGGCTGACCTTCCTGACAAAACTCGCTTCCGGATACTGGCATGTATTCGATCCCGTCAACGGCTACATCGCGATCGACTCGGCAATGCTGCGAAGGCTGCCGCTGGACCGGATCGCCCGACGATACTTCTTCGAGAGCGACATGCTGATCCACCTGAACGTATTCCGGGCGAGAGTGAAGGACGTACCGGTGCCGGCTCGTTACGAGGATGAACGGTCTTCCATGCGAGTCGGTCAGGTCCTCGTAACGTTCCCACTCTATCTATTGAAGGGCTTCTGGTACCGAATCTACCAGCGCCACGTGCTCCGGGAGTTCTCGCCCGTCGCGGTGTTTTGGATCCTGGGTTCGCTGCTGCTTGCGTGGGGCACGGGATTCGGGGCGTTCACGTGGATCAAGTCCGTCTCGTCCGGCCACGTCGCGACCACCGGGACGGTGATGCTGAGTATTCTGCCCTTCATTCTAGGATTTCAGCTGGCGCTTCAGGCGATTCTGATCGAGATCCAGGAGTCGCCCCGGTGA